The window CTGCAAAAATGCTGGAAGAAGAGGCGCCATTCATTGCGAATATCAACAAAGGCCGGCAAGATGAATTTGGCAAAGACACGCAGGGCTATACCAAAGGCGATACTGTAAAAATCAAAATTCCTACAGCTGGCCGTGTATTCTCTGGTGCAAAGTTTGCTGAAGGCAATAGTGCATCTGCAGTAATCGAAGAATCTGTAAATTTAACACTTGATACCCAAAAGCATGTGGCCTTGCAATTTGGTGCAAAAGAAAAACTGCTGGATCTAACCGACTTTAAAGACCGTATTTTGCGCCCGCAAATGCAAACACTTTCTTCAGTAGTTGAAGCTGATTTAATTTCAAAAGGCGTTGTTTCGGTGCCGAATCAAGTTGCAATGAATTTAGCAGGCAGTAACCCATCGAATGCATTAGCGCTAGCACGCGCTAAGTTGAATCAGTACTTGGCTCCTGCTGGTGAGCGTTCTGCGATTTTATCCAGCACAGCCAATGTCGCACTGAGCGGTGAAGTGTCGCGCATGTATAACCCAACACGCGTAAGCGAAAAAGCATATCTCCAGGGTTATGTAGCATCAGCTTTCGGTGCCGACCTATATGAGCATCAGTCTATTGCGGTATTTAATAATGGTACAGCGGTAGCTATTACGGTAACTGGTGCAAATCAAACTGGAAAATCGCTGGTGGTCACAGCCACAACGGCTGGCACACTAACCAAAGGCACAGTGTTTAATATTGCTGGCGTAAATGCAGTTCATCCGCTAACAGGTCAAGACTTGGGTGTGCTGCAGGATTTTGTTGTGGTTGAGGATGCAACGGTTGGAGCAGGCACCGCTATTTCTATTTTCCCGGCGTTGAATGCAACTGCACCAAATAAAACAACATCAACTCTACCTGCTAATGGTGCTGCAATTGCCGTTAAATCAGTGAATGGCTTTCAGAACCTTGAATTTCACAAAGATGCATTTACAGCGGCGTTCGCTCCATTGCCCGTACTGGCTTCATGTGAAGGCTATACAGCGCGTTTGCCGAGCGGCATCAGTGTCCGTGTGATGACGTTTGGTGACGGTAATGAAGACATTGAACGCACTCGTATCGATGTATTGTACGGCTTTCAGACAGTACGCCCATTACATGCATGCCGTATCACGCAAGCATAAAACCTAAACCATGACGACAAATGCCTGCTATTGCAGGCGTCGTCATTTTTGGAGCTTACAAAATGAATTACCCAAAAATGTTTTACAAGGGCACACAGCAGAACTATCAGCACATTATTGCTGACACGTTGGCTCAAGAGGAAAATCTACTGGAGCAGGGCTGGGTTGAATATGCAGAATTGCCTAAAACTGAGCCGGATACTAATCCGAAGTATGCATCAGCATCAGCTGGTAGTGGAATGGGGCGCAGAGCTATGGATCAAGACAATATGGTTGAGGGCTTTATTTCAACAGAACAGTTTGATGCAATTTCTGCAACGCTTACGAAAACAGAAGACTTGTTGCAGCAATCCAATGCTGAAATTGTGCGCCTGAATCAAATCATTGATGCAGGCAGTGCGGAGAATGCTGAACTGCGTGAGCGGCTGACATTCTTTCAAAATGAAGGGCCAGCTGAAGTTGTTAAAGATGCCACAGATTTGAATGCCTTAACGGCTGAGCAGCTGCGCGAAATGATCATCGCTCAGGGCGGGACTTTTAAGCAGCGTGACTCAAAACCTGAATTAATCGCCATTCTGGAATCTTGATCTATGAATGTCAGCAAAATTGCAACTATGGCGCTAAAACAGCTGGGCATTCTTGCTGCAGGTGAAAGTGCGGAAGCAAGCGAGCTTGCTGATGCGGTGGATTCTCTGCGAGGCTTGCTGGCCCAATGGGCAACAGACCGACTTTATGTGCATAAGGCTCAAATCCTCACATTGCGATTAAGTAAAGGTATCGGTACGTATTTGATCGGTAAGATTGAAGGTGACTGCTGTGAGTACGAATTAACATGCTGCGGTGATGTTTTATTGCGCCCAGACTTAAAAGCTGAAATTTCTCATATTTCTGACCGCGCGCGGTTAGATGGAAAAGAAATCACACTGGTACGCGATTTGAATAATACCGCATTAAAAAACCATGTTCAGGTTTGGTATCAAGCTGATGCGCCGAATTGGGTGTTTCATGTGCGCGAAAATGCAAAAGAGCTGAAGATTAAAGTGTACACACTGCCATTTGAGTTGTGTGCACATGATGAGCTTCATTTACCGCAAAACTACGAGCGTGCGCTAATTTTAAGCCTCGCACTGGAAGTAGCGCCTATGTTTGGTGTTGAGCCATCAATAACCTTGGCTGCAAATCAGAGGAATGCATTGTCACTCTTACAGAGTAGCAATATAACTCCGATTTATGCCAAAAATGATCTGCCGGTAGGGGGTGGGTATGGCGATCATTGATATTCCATTGGTCGGGCAGTCATACCACTTAAAAGATTGGTCTATTGATTGTCAACGCACGGTAAATTTATATCCTCAGGTTGTTGAGAGCGGTAATGCGCCTCAAGTGTCTGCCTTACTTCCAACGCCAGGCTTAAAAAAGAAGTATGAATTGTCTGGCCGTGTGCGCGGCATGTATTCGCTTAATGACAGCCTCTTAGTTGTTGCCGGGCAGAAGCTTCACATTATCTCAAAATCAGGCGAGATGAAGGAAATAGGAGAAGTTACAGGCATTAATCCTGTTTATTTTGCAGATAACTCTGTACAAGTCATGATTGTGAGTAACGCTGCTTACTCATACACAATCAAAAGTCAAAAACTGGAGGAGGTTAAAGGCGCTGGATATTTTGGCGCCTTAGACGTAACTTTTCTTGATTCACGCTTTATCTGGACTGTTCCGCACTCTGGCAGGTTCCAGTGGTCCGGTCTATTGAATACTGAAACAGATGCGCTCAGCTATGCAACAGCAGAAAGCAAGTCTGACAACCTTGTGCGCACCGTGGCTAATAATGGCAGTCTCTGGCTGATTGGTGAAAAAACCACGGAGATATGGGGAAGCACCGGATCGGTGGATATGCCGTTCCAGCGTATGTCTGGCGCATTCATTCCAATTGGGTGTATTGCCGAGCGTTCAGTCAGTGTGATTGGTTCCAGTCTGGTGTGGCTTGCGCAGTCGGATCATGGTGAAGGCCAGGTTGTCTTAACCCAAGGATATCAAGTCCAGCGCATATCGAACCACGCAATCGAATCTGAGATTTCAGCCTATCAAAGAATTTCAGACGCATATGGTTTTGCATATCAAGAAAATGGCCATGCGTTTTACATTATTACCTTTCCGACCGATAAGAAAACATGGTGCTACGACATGACCACTGAGATGTGGCATGAACGCAGTTTTTTCAATCCTAAAACCTGCAAAAATGAGCATCACCGGGCGCTGTCATATTGCTTTTTTAATGGAATGCAGCTGGTCGGTGATAGGCAGAATGGTCGAATTTATCAGCTGACTGCTGATAGCAATACCGACGACGGCCTAACAATTATTCGTGAGCGCATCACTCCGGTTATTAATCCACATTCAATCAAAATGATTTTTGACGAAATGGAAATCAAAGCGC is drawn from Acinetobacter sp. WCHAc010034 and contains these coding sequences:
- a CDS encoding P22 phage major capsid protein family protein — its product is MANTILTHQMIAREAAKMLEEEAPFIANINKGRQDEFGKDTQGYTKGDTVKIKIPTAGRVFSGAKFAEGNSASAVIEESVNLTLDTQKHVALQFGAKEKLLDLTDFKDRILRPQMQTLSSVVEADLISKGVVSVPNQVAMNLAGSNPSNALALARAKLNQYLAPAGERSAILSSTANVALSGEVSRMYNPTRVSEKAYLQGYVASAFGADLYEHQSIAVFNNGTAVAITVTGANQTGKSLVVTATTAGTLTKGTVFNIAGVNAVHPLTGQDLGVLQDFVVVEDATVGAGTAISIFPALNATAPNKTTSTLPANGAAIAVKSVNGFQNLEFHKDAFTAAFAPLPVLASCEGYTARLPSGISVRVMTFGDGNEDIERTRIDVLYGFQTVRPLHACRITQA
- a CDS encoding packaged DNA stabilization protein, which gives rise to MAIIDIPLVGQSYHLKDWSIDCQRTVNLYPQVVESGNAPQVSALLPTPGLKKKYELSGRVRGMYSLNDSLLVVAGQKLHIISKSGEMKEIGEVTGINPVYFADNSVQVMIVSNAAYSYTIKSQKLEEVKGAGYFGALDVTFLDSRFIWTVPHSGRFQWSGLLNTETDALSYATAESKSDNLVRTVANNGSLWLIGEKTTEIWGSTGSVDMPFQRMSGAFIPIGCIAERSVSVIGSSLVWLAQSDHGEGQVVLTQGYQVQRISNHAIESEISAYQRISDAYGFAYQENGHAFYIITFPTDKKTWCYDMTTEMWHERSFFNPKTCKNEHHRALSYCFFNGMQLVGDRQNGRIYQLTADSNTDDGLTIIRERITPVINPHSIKMIFDEMEIKAQVGQNSNIEPKIMLDWSDDGGRTWSGVRQSSLGAIGEFGKRIIFRRLGQSYSRVFRLRMTDSGRLVLLGAKARVR